From one Triticum aestivum cultivar Chinese Spring chromosome 4B, IWGSC CS RefSeq v2.1, whole genome shotgun sequence genomic stretch:
- the LOC123091585 gene encoding uncharacterized protein isoform X1 has product MNFSQQHGSCQNNYSYGWPGNHNISYRNNNPEISLFASSYPMQGFRYEEESHNYAPQQSYSAPIHIPQHQEMLPMELNGPPFGQPTPSTQVPTQDEFDDIDKLTLLSLEFTWSAEDDPIRKVILDEMKKIKSGNELVEEVKKIEKNINAGSTISSQLELSNSGIPLDTCEVPIPSHPAEHDSKCLEHEIPQIEEDELEDKEQDDQELQLPSDQVGDSSFTTLEEVQEVVVDEDEEPEIHWPIVIHERDVSGLPNPLDDMMPCDFFASTLHCMMPSVKVDLKNYLLGHDHTYPVSGIAHISVHDTYVPDAIPMLNETCDSNTSIELTDLYHPKHVLYSYAYVIGYSIDDLEGITPVTCIASLLECSFRLLLVHDPLRADQV; this is encoded by the coding sequence ATGAACTTTTCTCAACAGCATGGCTCATGCCAAAACAATTACTCATATGGGTGGCCTGGAAACCATAATATATCATATAGGAATAACAACCCTGAGATCTCATTGTTTGCCTCTAGTTATCCAATGCAGGGATTTAGGTATGAAGAGGAGAGCCACAACTATGCTCCACAACAGTCTTATTCAGCTCCTATTCATATACCTCAGCACCAGGAGATGTTGCCAATGGAGTTAAATGGTCCTCCATTTGGTCAACCAACACCTTCAACACAAGTGCCCACTCAAGATGAGTTCGATGACATAGACAAGCTCACACTTTTGAGTCTCGAGTTCACTTGGAGTGCCGAGGATGATCCTATTAGGAAGGTTATACTAGAtgaaatgaagaagatcaagagtgGGAATGAGCTAGTGGAAGAAGTAAAGAAGATTGAGAAGAACATCAACGCTGGCAGTACTATTTCTTCACAGCTTGAGTTGAGTAATTCTGGAATTCCCCTTGATACATGTGAGGTTCCAATACCGTCACATCCAGCTGAGCACGATAGCAAGTGCCTTGAGCATGAGATACCTCAGATTGAAGAAGATGAACTAGAAGACAAGGAACAAGATGATCAAGAGCTGCAATTACCAAGTGATCAAGTTGGAGACTCATCATTTACTACTCTCGAAGAAGTACAAGAAGTTGttgtagatgaagatgaagaacctgagATCCATTGGCCTATTGTCATACATGAGCGTGATGTGTCAGGTTTACCCAATCCTCTTGATGACATGATGCCTTGTGATTTCTTTGCTTCTACCTTGCATTGCATGATGCCATCTGTTAAAGTAGATTTGAAAAACTATTTGCTTGGACATGATCATACATACCCTGTTAGTGGCATTGCTCATATCTCTGTTCATGATACTTATGTTCCTGATGCTATACCCATGCTTAATGAAACGTGTGATTCTAATACTAGCATTGAGCTTACTGATTTGTACCATCCTAAACATGTGCTTTATAGCTATGCTTATGTAATTGGGTACTCTATTGATGATTTAGAGGGCATTACCCCTGTCACTTGTATCGCCTCCTTGCTTGAGTGCTCTTTCAGGTTGTTGCTTGTGCATGATCCACTACGTGCTGACCAAGTTTGA
- the LOC123091585 gene encoding uncharacterized protein isoform X3: MSAWLLSSSGLFCYPMQGFRYEEESHNYAPQQSYSAPIHIPQHQEMLPMELNGPPFGQPTPSTQVPTQDEFDDIDKLTLLSLEFTWSAEDDPIRKVILDEMKKIKSGNELVEEVKKIEKNINAGSTISSQLELSNSGIPLDTCEVPIPSHPAEHDSKCLEHEIPQIEEDELEDKEQDDQELQLPSDQVGDSSFTTLEEVQEVVVDEDEEPEIHWPIVIHERDVSGLPNPLDDMMPCDFFASTLHCMMPSVKVDLKNYLLGHDHTYPVSGIAHISVHDTYVPDAIPMLNETCDSNTSIELTDLYHPKHVLYSYAYVIGYSIDDLEGITPVTCIASLLECSFRLLLVHDPLRADQV; this comes from the exons ATGTCAGCGTGGTTACTCTCATCCTCCGGATTGTTTTG TTATCCAATGCAGGGATTTAGGTATGAAGAGGAGAGCCACAACTATGCTCCACAACAGTCTTATTCAGCTCCTATTCATATACCTCAGCACCAGGAGATGTTGCCAATGGAGTTAAATGGTCCTCCATTTGGTCAACCAACACCTTCAACACAAGTGCCCACTCAAGATGAGTTCGATGACATAGACAAGCTCACACTTTTGAGTCTCGAGTTCACTTGGAGTGCCGAGGATGATCCTATTAGGAAGGTTATACTAGAtgaaatgaagaagatcaagagtgGGAATGAGCTAGTGGAAGAAGTAAAGAAGATTGAGAAGAACATCAACGCTGGCAGTACTATTTCTTCACAGCTTGAGTTGAGTAATTCTGGAATTCCCCTTGATACATGTGAGGTTCCAATACCGTCACATCCAGCTGAGCACGATAGCAAGTGCCTTGAGCATGAGATACCTCAGATTGAAGAAGATGAACTAGAAGACAAGGAACAAGATGATCAAGAGCTGCAATTACCAAGTGATCAAGTTGGAGACTCATCATTTACTACTCTCGAAGAAGTACAAGAAGTTGttgtagatgaagatgaagaacctgagATCCATTGGCCTATTGTCATACATGAGCGTGATGTGTCAGGTTTACCCAATCCTCTTGATGACATGATGCCTTGTGATTTCTTTGCTTCTACCTTGCATTGCATGATGCCATCTGTTAAAGTAGATTTGAAAAACTATTTGCTTGGACATGATCATACATACCCTGTTAGTGGCATTGCTCATATCTCTGTTCATGATACTTATGTTCCTGATGCTATACCCATGCTTAATGAAACGTGTGATTCTAATACTAGCATTGAGCTTACTGATTTGTACCATCCTAAACATGTGCTTTATAGCTATGCTTATGTAATTGGGTACTCTATTGATGATTTAGAGGGCATTACCCCTGTCACTTGTATCGCCTCCTTGCTTGAGTGCTCTTTCAGGTTGTTGCTTGTGCATGATCCACTACGTGCTGACCAAGTTTGA
- the LOC123091585 gene encoding uncharacterized protein isoform X2 yields the protein MMLILEAILMLLLHAIFVDFRAIHPLNVSVVTLILRIVLGFRYEEESHNYAPQQSYSAPIHIPQHQEMLPMELNGPPFGQPTPSTQVPTQDEFDDIDKLTLLSLEFTWSAEDDPIRKVILDEMKKIKSGNELVEEVKKIEKNINAGSTISSQLELSNSGIPLDTCEVPIPSHPAEHDSKCLEHEIPQIEEDELEDKEQDDQELQLPSDQVGDSSFTTLEEVQEVVVDEDEEPEIHWPIVIHERDVSGLPNPLDDMMPCDFFASTLHCMMPSVKVDLKNYLLGHDHTYPVSGIAHISVHDTYVPDAIPMLNETCDSNTSIELTDLYHPKHVLYSYAYVIGYSIDDLEGITPVTCIASLLECSFRLLLVHDPLRADQV from the exons ATGATGCTTATTCTAGAGGCCATCCTTATGTTGCTCCTACATGCCATATTTGTGGATTTCAGGGCCATTCACCCGCTGAATGTCAGCGTGGTTACTCTCATCCTCCGGATTGTTTTG GGATTTAGGTATGAAGAGGAGAGCCACAACTATGCTCCACAACAGTCTTATTCAGCTCCTATTCATATACCTCAGCACCAGGAGATGTTGCCAATGGAGTTAAATGGTCCTCCATTTGGTCAACCAACACCTTCAACACAAGTGCCCACTCAAGATGAGTTCGATGACATAGACAAGCTCACACTTTTGAGTCTCGAGTTCACTTGGAGTGCCGAGGATGATCCTATTAGGAAGGTTATACTAGAtgaaatgaagaagatcaagagtgGGAATGAGCTAGTGGAAGAAGTAAAGAAGATTGAGAAGAACATCAACGCTGGCAGTACTATTTCTTCACAGCTTGAGTTGAGTAATTCTGGAATTCCCCTTGATACATGTGAGGTTCCAATACCGTCACATCCAGCTGAGCACGATAGCAAGTGCCTTGAGCATGAGATACCTCAGATTGAAGAAGATGAACTAGAAGACAAGGAACAAGATGATCAAGAGCTGCAATTACCAAGTGATCAAGTTGGAGACTCATCATTTACTACTCTCGAAGAAGTACAAGAAGTTGttgtagatgaagatgaagaacctgagATCCATTGGCCTATTGTCATACATGAGCGTGATGTGTCAGGTTTACCCAATCCTCTTGATGACATGATGCCTTGTGATTTCTTTGCTTCTACCTTGCATTGCATGATGCCATCTGTTAAAGTAGATTTGAAAAACTATTTGCTTGGACATGATCATACATACCCTGTTAGTGGCATTGCTCATATCTCTGTTCATGATACTTATGTTCCTGATGCTATACCCATGCTTAATGAAACGTGTGATTCTAATACTAGCATTGAGCTTACTGATTTGTACCATCCTAAACATGTGCTTTATAGCTATGCTTATGTAATTGGGTACTCTATTGATGATTTAGAGGGCATTACCCCTGTCACTTGTATCGCCTCCTTGCTTGAGTGCTCTTTCAGGTTGTTGCTTGTGCATGATCCACTACGTGCTGACCAAGTTTGA
- the LOC123091585 gene encoding uncharacterized protein isoform X4 translates to MLPMELNGPPFGQPTPSTQVPTQDEFDDIDKLTLLSLEFTWSAEDDPIRKVILDEMKKIKSGNELVEEVKKIEKNINAGSTISSQLELSNSGIPLDTCEVPIPSHPAEHDSKCLEHEIPQIEEDELEDKEQDDQELQLPSDQVGDSSFTTLEEVQEVVVDEDEEPEIHWPIVIHERDVSGLPNPLDDMMPCDFFASTLHCMMPSVKVDLKNYLLGHDHTYPVSGIAHISVHDTYVPDAIPMLNETCDSNTSIELTDLYHPKHVLYSYAYVIGYSIDDLEGITPVTCIASLLECSFRLLLVHDPLRADQV, encoded by the coding sequence ATGTTGCCAATGGAGTTAAATGGTCCTCCATTTGGTCAACCAACACCTTCAACACAAGTGCCCACTCAAGATGAGTTCGATGACATAGACAAGCTCACACTTTTGAGTCTCGAGTTCACTTGGAGTGCCGAGGATGATCCTATTAGGAAGGTTATACTAGAtgaaatgaagaagatcaagagtgGGAATGAGCTAGTGGAAGAAGTAAAGAAGATTGAGAAGAACATCAACGCTGGCAGTACTATTTCTTCACAGCTTGAGTTGAGTAATTCTGGAATTCCCCTTGATACATGTGAGGTTCCAATACCGTCACATCCAGCTGAGCACGATAGCAAGTGCCTTGAGCATGAGATACCTCAGATTGAAGAAGATGAACTAGAAGACAAGGAACAAGATGATCAAGAGCTGCAATTACCAAGTGATCAAGTTGGAGACTCATCATTTACTACTCTCGAAGAAGTACAAGAAGTTGttgtagatgaagatgaagaacctgagATCCATTGGCCTATTGTCATACATGAGCGTGATGTGTCAGGTTTACCCAATCCTCTTGATGACATGATGCCTTGTGATTTCTTTGCTTCTACCTTGCATTGCATGATGCCATCTGTTAAAGTAGATTTGAAAAACTATTTGCTTGGACATGATCATACATACCCTGTTAGTGGCATTGCTCATATCTCTGTTCATGATACTTATGTTCCTGATGCTATACCCATGCTTAATGAAACGTGTGATTCTAATACTAGCATTGAGCTTACTGATTTGTACCATCCTAAACATGTGCTTTATAGCTATGCTTATGTAATTGGGTACTCTATTGATGATTTAGAGGGCATTACCCCTGTCACTTGTATCGCCTCCTTGCTTGAGTGCTCTTTCAGGTTGTTGCTTGTGCATGATCCACTACGTGCTGACCAAGTTTGA